From one Rubrobacter xylanophilus genomic stretch:
- the radA gene encoding DNA repair protein RadA, which produces MAAKTVYVCSNCGHEEPKWLGRCPDCGAWSTFVEEVRGERKAAGFAARARGGGSRASAGKTLRLDEVGGEAEGRMGTGIGELDRILGGGLVPGSLVLVGGEPGVGKSTLLLQVMGHLGDRCLMVSGEESPRQVAMSARRLGVAGSGFGVLAETDVDVIGATILRERPEVVVVDSIQTLYSPELAGAPGGVGQVRECAARLMRLAKAEGIAVVLVGHVTKEGAIAGPRVLEHMVDTVLQFEGDRFQAFRILRALKNRFGSTNEVGVFEMTSRGMEEVEDPSAFFLSRREAEVPPGVATVCLLEGTRPMLVEIESLVAPSPLAVPRRVARGVDGGRINMLCAVLSRRAGLALGSQDVYVNVTGGVRVEEPAADLGAALAIASALRDRPLERGTACFGEVGLTGDVRFVPGTERRLRELIKLGFDRIIMPEGSSGGPTDDGAESRRGVNVVEVRTLEEAVAVALL; this is translated from the coding sequence GTGGCTGCGAAGACCGTATACGTGTGCTCCAACTGCGGGCACGAAGAACCCAAGTGGCTCGGGCGCTGCCCGGACTGCGGGGCGTGGAGCACCTTCGTCGAGGAGGTGCGCGGCGAGAGGAAGGCTGCGGGTTTCGCGGCCCGGGCCCGGGGGGGCGGCTCCCGGGCCTCCGCCGGGAAGACCCTCAGGCTGGACGAGGTCGGCGGGGAGGCCGAGGGGCGGATGGGCACCGGGATCGGAGAGCTCGACCGCATCCTGGGCGGCGGGCTCGTACCGGGCTCGCTCGTGCTGGTGGGCGGAGAGCCCGGGGTGGGCAAGAGCACGCTGCTCCTGCAGGTCATGGGGCACCTCGGGGACCGGTGTCTGATGGTGAGCGGTGAGGAATCGCCGCGGCAGGTCGCCATGAGCGCCCGCCGGCTCGGGGTCGCGGGCTCCGGCTTCGGGGTGCTCGCGGAGACCGACGTGGACGTCATAGGGGCCACCATCCTGCGCGAGCGGCCTGAGGTGGTGGTCGTGGACTCCATCCAGACGCTCTACTCGCCGGAGCTCGCCGGGGCTCCAGGGGGTGTGGGGCAGGTGCGGGAGTGTGCCGCTCGCCTGATGCGGCTGGCGAAGGCCGAGGGGATAGCCGTCGTGCTCGTCGGCCACGTCACCAAGGAGGGGGCCATCGCCGGGCCGCGGGTGCTCGAGCACATGGTGGACACCGTGCTCCAGTTCGAGGGGGACAGGTTCCAGGCCTTCCGCATCCTGCGGGCGCTCAAGAACCGCTTTGGCTCGACCAACGAGGTGGGGGTCTTCGAGATGACCTCCCGCGGGATGGAGGAGGTGGAGGATCCTTCGGCGTTCTTCCTCTCCCGCCGCGAGGCCGAGGTGCCGCCGGGCGTGGCCACCGTGTGTCTGCTGGAGGGGACGCGCCCGATGCTCGTGGAGATAGAGAGCCTGGTGGCTCCGAGCCCGCTGGCCGTCCCGCGCCGGGTGGCCCGAGGGGTCGACGGCGGGCGGATCAACATGCTGTGCGCGGTGCTCTCGCGCCGGGCCGGGCTCGCGCTCGGCTCCCAGGACGTCTACGTCAACGTGACCGGCGGGGTGCGGGTCGAGGAGCCGGCGGCCGATCTCGGGGCCGCGCTCGCCATAGCCTCCGCACTGAGGGACAGGCCGCTGGAGCGCGGCACCGCCTGCTTCGGGGAGGTCGGCCTCACGGGGGACGTGCGGTTCGTGCCCGGGACGGAGCGCAGGCTGCGCGAACTGATCAAGCTCGGCTTCGATCGTATAATAATGCCGGAAGGTTCCTCCGGTGGCCCGACGGACGATGGGGCCGAGTCCAGAAGAGGGGTCAACGTGGTAGAGGTGAGGACGCTCGAAGAGGCCGTGGCGGTGGCGTTGCTGTGA
- a CDS encoding ATP-dependent Clp protease ATP-binding subunit: MFERFTERARKVVVLAQEEARHFNHNYIGTEHLLLGLLREEDGVAAQALNHLGVTLDDVREQVESIVGYGEEGSGSQAPFTPRSKKVLELALREALQLGHNYIGTEHILLGLVRESEGVAARVLSNLDVDPDKVRREVVRRLGGGRAQRGRAEAAGRGVEGKRPKTRQLDQYGRNLTALAEEGKLDPVIGRTQEIERIMQILVRRTKNNPVIIGEPGVGKTAIVEGLANEIAAGRVPEILADKEVYTLDLGALVAGSKYRGEFEERLKKIMKEIIDHGDIILFIDEIHNLVGAGAAEGAIDAASILKPALARGEIQVIGATTIDEYRKYVEKDKALERRFQTIQVGEPSVEETELILKGLRERYEEHHKIEITDEALRAASRLGDRYISDRFLPDKAIDLVDEAASKMKIKTMSQPPYYKEIDDELAEIRRRKEAAIDSQEYEEAARLRDSEKKLALRKRELERQWREGKGEEQRRVSIGENEIAEIVSMWTGIPVRKLTEEESARLLKMEEALHGRVVGQDEAIKAVSRSIRRTMAGLKDPNRPSGSFVFLGPTGVGKTELARTLAEYLFGDQDAMIRLDMSEYMERHTVSRLVGSPPGYVGYDEGGQLTEQVRRRPYSVVLFDEIEKAHPDVFNILLQILEDGQLTDAQGRTVDFKNVVLIMTSNVGAQHINKTKTLGFGAGEEGLSYKEMKSRVTSELRKIFRPELLNRIDEIIVFHKLEREHVRQIIEIQVKRLREQLAERNVTLEFTPEALDKLAEEGYDPAFGARPLKRVLQRMVEDPMSEMILRGEIPDGSKVTIEANDKSADEIGEDESIVTIRVTQPKEVVKAE; this comes from the coding sequence ATGTTTGAGAGATTCACGGAGAGGGCCCGCAAGGTCGTCGTCCTTGCGCAGGAAGAGGCCCGACACTTCAACCACAACTACATCGGCACCGAGCACCTTTTGCTCGGTCTGCTGCGCGAGGAGGACGGGGTGGCGGCCCAGGCGCTCAACCACCTCGGCGTCACGCTCGACGACGTGCGCGAGCAGGTGGAGAGCATCGTCGGCTACGGCGAGGAGGGCTCGGGCAGCCAGGCCCCGTTCACCCCGCGCTCCAAGAAGGTTCTGGAGCTGGCCTTGAGGGAGGCGCTGCAGCTCGGCCACAACTACATCGGCACCGAGCACATCCTGCTCGGGCTGGTGCGTGAGAGCGAGGGGGTTGCGGCGCGGGTGCTCAGCAACCTCGACGTCGACCCGGACAAGGTGCGTCGCGAGGTCGTGCGGCGGCTCGGGGGCGGCCGGGCGCAGCGCGGGCGGGCCGAGGCCGCCGGGCGGGGGGTCGAGGGCAAGCGGCCCAAGACCCGCCAGCTCGACCAGTACGGGCGCAACCTCACGGCGCTGGCCGAGGAGGGCAAGCTCGACCCGGTCATCGGCCGCACGCAGGAGATAGAGAGGATCATGCAGATCCTCGTGCGGCGGACCAAGAACAACCCCGTCATCATCGGCGAGCCGGGGGTCGGCAAGACCGCCATCGTCGAGGGGCTGGCGAACGAGATCGCCGCGGGCCGGGTGCCCGAGATCCTGGCGGACAAGGAGGTCTACACGCTCGATCTGGGGGCGCTGGTCGCCGGCTCCAAGTACCGGGGCGAGTTCGAGGAGCGCCTCAAGAAGATCATGAAGGAGATCATCGACCACGGCGACATCATCCTGTTCATCGACGAGATCCACAACCTCGTCGGTGCGGGGGCCGCCGAGGGCGCCATCGACGCCGCCTCCATCCTCAAGCCGGCGCTGGCGCGCGGTGAGATCCAGGTCATCGGTGCGACCACCATCGACGAGTACCGGAAGTACGTGGAGAAGGACAAGGCGCTCGAGCGCCGCTTCCAGACCATCCAGGTCGGGGAGCCGTCGGTCGAGGAGACCGAGCTGATCCTCAAGGGCCTCAGGGAGCGCTACGAGGAGCACCACAAGATCGAGATCACCGACGAGGCGCTCCGGGCGGCCTCGCGGCTCGGCGACCGCTACATCTCGGACCGCTTCCTGCCGGACAAGGCCATAGACCTGGTGGACGAGGCGGCGTCCAAGATGAAGATCAAGACCATGTCCCAGCCGCCGTACTACAAGGAGATCGACGACGAGCTGGCCGAGATCCGGCGCCGGAAGGAGGCCGCGATCGACAGCCAGGAGTACGAGGAGGCGGCCCGGCTGCGCGACTCCGAGAAGAAGCTGGCCCTGCGCAAGCGCGAGCTGGAGCGCCAGTGGCGCGAGGGCAAGGGCGAGGAGCAGCGGCGGGTCTCCATCGGCGAGAACGAGATCGCCGAGATCGTCTCCATGTGGACCGGCATCCCGGTCAGGAAGCTGACCGAGGAGGAGTCGGCGCGCCTGCTGAAGATGGAGGAGGCGCTGCACGGCCGGGTGGTTGGGCAGGACGAGGCCATAAAGGCCGTCAGCCGCTCCATCCGCCGCACGATGGCGGGCCTGAAGGATCCGAACCGTCCGAGCGGTTCGTTCGTCTTCCTCGGGCCCACCGGCGTGGGCAAGACCGAGCTCGCCCGCACCCTCGCCGAGTACCTCTTCGGCGATCAGGACGCGATGATCCGGCTGGACATGTCCGAGTACATGGAGCGGCACACGGTGTCGCGGCTGGTCGGCTCGCCTCCGGGTTACGTGGGCTACGACGAGGGCGGCCAGCTCACCGAGCAGGTGCGGCGGCGTCCGTACTCGGTGGTGCTCTTCGACGAGATCGAGAAGGCCCACCCGGACGTCTTCAACATCCTGCTGCAGATCCTGGAGGATGGCCAGCTCACCGACGCCCAGGGCCGGACGGTGGACTTCAAGAACGTGGTTCTCATCATGACCTCCAACGTGGGGGCCCAGCACATCAACAAGACCAAGACGCTCGGCTTCGGCGCCGGTGAGGAGGGCCTCTCCTACAAGGAGATGAAGAGCCGGGTCACCAGCGAGCTGAGGAAGATCTTCCGGCCGGAGCTCCTGAACCGGATCGACGAGATCATCGTCTTCCACAAGCTGGAGCGGGAGCACGTCCGGCAGATCATCGAGATCCAGGTCAAGCGGCTGCGCGAGCAGCTGGCCGAGCGGAACGTGACCCTGGAGTTCACGCCCGAGGCGCTGGACAAGCTGGCCGAGGAGGGGTACGACCCGGCCTTTGGAGCCCGGCCGCTCAAGCGGGTACTGCAGCGGATGGTGGAGGACCCGATGAGCGAGATGATCCTCCGCGGGGAGATCCCGGACGGCTCCAAGGTGACCATCGAGGCGAACGACAAGAGCGCCGACGAGATCGGCGAGGACGAGTCGATCGTGACGATCAGGGTCACCCAGCCGAAGGAGGTCGTGAAGGCCGAGTAG
- the lysS gene encoding lysine--tRNA ligase gives MRSDTIPDWAARVAERLGEGPHVVVSGISTSGHIHAGNLREVLVAEAVANALRARGEEVRFVFHADTIDPLRKIAPGIPKSFERYMGHSLSHIPDPEGCHASYAEHFLAPFERALEEMGMEVEVLRSHELYESGVYAEVTREAIEHTEELRRIMQEVTGREMPEGWSPYLPRAASGDLTGNRVLEHLPEESKVRFVDREGNEGFADYSKGEGKLGWRVELAARWKALGVTFEPFGKDHTSRGGSTDTADRMAREVFRYPVPGRYQYEWIGLKGRGDMSSSRGIVVLPEDLLEIMPPDALRRMVLGRDPSRRADLDLEGGFPRFMDDYRAGAGEDPVPFSHLAIVAQTVGDDVELASEMLRRGGYGRAAEDRERLARELRYARNWAERWAPESVRFRLLSVEESRARFEELDEDQRRYLAALATRLEEGMGPDEIQDALYTTAREQGIKSKRAFAALYSVLLGKKSGPKAGPFIAALSVETVRQRLGAGARSL, from the coding sequence ATGAGGAGCGATACCATCCCCGATTGGGCCGCTAGAGTCGCCGAGAGGCTGGGGGAGGGCCCGCACGTGGTCGTCTCCGGGATCAGCACCTCCGGGCACATCCACGCGGGCAATCTGCGGGAGGTGCTGGTAGCCGAGGCCGTGGCGAACGCCCTCCGGGCGCGGGGCGAGGAGGTCCGGTTCGTCTTCCACGCGGATACCATAGACCCCCTGCGGAAGATCGCGCCGGGAATCCCCAAGAGCTTCGAGCGCTACATGGGCCACAGCCTCTCGCACATCCCCGACCCCGAGGGGTGTCACGCCTCCTACGCCGAGCACTTCCTCGCGCCGTTCGAGCGGGCGCTCGAGGAGATGGGGATGGAGGTGGAGGTTCTGCGCTCGCACGAGCTCTACGAGAGCGGGGTCTACGCGGAGGTGACGCGGGAGGCCATCGAGCACACCGAAGAGCTGCGGCGGATCATGCAGGAGGTCACGGGGCGCGAGATGCCCGAGGGCTGGTCGCCGTATCTGCCGCGGGCGGCCTCCGGGGACCTCACCGGCAACCGGGTCCTCGAGCACCTGCCCGAGGAGAGCAAGGTCCGCTTCGTGGACCGGGAGGGCAACGAGGGCTTTGCCGACTACTCGAAGGGCGAGGGCAAGCTGGGCTGGCGGGTCGAGCTGGCGGCCCGGTGGAAGGCGCTCGGGGTGACCTTCGAGCCCTTCGGGAAGGACCACACCAGCCGTGGGGGGTCCACCGACACCGCCGACCGGATGGCCCGGGAGGTCTTCCGCTACCCCGTGCCCGGGCGTTACCAGTACGAGTGGATCGGGCTCAAGGGCCGGGGCGACATGAGCAGCTCGCGAGGCATCGTGGTGCTTCCGGAGGATCTGCTCGAGATCATGCCCCCCGACGCTCTGCGCAGGATGGTGCTGGGGCGAGATCCCTCCCGCAGGGCCGATCTGGATCTGGAGGGTGGTTTTCCGCGCTTCATGGACGACTACCGCGCCGGAGCGGGGGAGGACCCCGTGCCCTTCAGCCACCTGGCCATCGTGGCCCAGACCGTGGGCGACGACGTGGAGCTCGCGTCGGAGATGCTGCGCCGCGGCGGTTACGGACGGGCGGCGGAGGACCGGGAGAGGCTGGCGAGGGAGTTGCGTTATGCCCGCAACTGGGCCGAGCGTTGGGCTCCGGAGTCGGTGAGGTTCCGGCTCCTCTCCGTCGAGGAGTCCCGGGCGCGGTTCGAGGAGCTCGACGAGGACCAGCGCCGCTACCTGGCCGCGCTCGCCACCAGGCTCGAGGAGGGTATGGGGCCCGACGAGATCCAGGACGCGCTCTATACGACGGCCCGCGAGCAGGGCATCAAGTCCAAGCGGGCCTTCGCCGCGCTGTACTCCGTGCTGCTCGGCAAGAAGAGCGGGCCGAAAGCCGGGCCGTTCATCGCCGCCCTCTCCGTCGAGACCGTCCGGCAGAGGCTCGGGGCCGGGGCCCGCTCCCTGTAG
- the greA gene encoding transcription elongation factor GreA encodes MTTDRNQELMTPEGFAKLQEELKYLTEVRRKEVAERIRQAREFGDISENSEYDDAKNEQGLLERRISELQRRLRNAKIVDPASSAERGAVDLGTRVTLRVVGDGKERTFQIVGANEADPASGKLSHASPVGKALLRRRVGEKVKVSTPRGSTEYEIVSVEAAG; translated from the coding sequence ATGACTACCGACAGAAACCAGGAACTGATGACCCCCGAAGGCTTTGCGAAGCTCCAGGAGGAGCTCAAGTATCTGACGGAGGTTCGGCGCAAGGAAGTTGCCGAGCGCATCCGGCAGGCCAGGGAGTTCGGGGACATATCCGAGAACTCGGAGTACGACGACGCCAAGAACGAGCAGGGGTTGCTGGAGCGCAGGATCAGCGAGCTGCAGCGCCGCCTGCGCAACGCCAAGATAGTGGATCCCGCTTCTTCGGCGGAGCGGGGGGCCGTGGATCTCGGCACGCGGGTCACCCTGCGGGTGGTGGGCGACGGCAAGGAGCGGACGTTCCAGATCGTCGGCGCCAACGAGGCCGATCCCGCGAGCGGCAAGCTCTCTCACGCCTCGCCGGTGGGCAAGGCGCTGCTGAGGCGCCGTGTCGGCGAGAAGGTGAAGGTGTCCACCCCGCGGGGATCCACGGAGTACGAGATCGTGAGCGTCGAGGCGGCTGGCTAG
- a CDS encoding type III pantothenate kinase, with amino-acid sequence MAVDIGNTQTVLGFFEGERLRASWRMTTEPYRSPDEIGAACAALFALRGMSLEDADAMIVSSVVPDLTGAYRHLAGDILRVPFYPVGPEMDLGMENRYDDPAAVGADRLVNAVAACRHYGAPAIIADSGTATTVCAVDAGGAYRGGAILPGLYVSMDALASRTAKLPRVDLEEEPPRAIATNTPDSIRSGFIYGYAGAIDALIRRFKEELAAEGSVEGLRVVATGGLSPVISRYCREIEVLDPDLTLKGLQVLYALNASRAR; translated from the coding sequence ATGGCGGTTGACATAGGGAACACCCAGACCGTCCTCGGGTTCTTCGAAGGAGAGCGGCTGCGGGCCAGCTGGCGGATGACCACCGAGCCCTACCGCTCGCCCGACGAGATCGGGGCCGCCTGCGCCGCTCTGTTCGCGCTGCGGGGGATGAGCCTCGAGGACGCGGACGCCATGATCGTCTCCAGCGTCGTGCCGGACCTCACCGGTGCCTACCGGCACCTCGCCGGGGACATTCTGCGGGTTCCGTTCTACCCCGTGGGGCCGGAGATGGATCTCGGGATGGAGAACCGTTACGACGACCCCGCGGCCGTCGGCGCCGACCGGCTCGTCAACGCGGTCGCCGCCTGCCGCCACTACGGGGCCCCGGCGATCATCGCCGACTCCGGCACCGCCACGACCGTCTGCGCCGTGGATGCCGGTGGGGCCTACCGCGGCGGGGCCATACTGCCCGGTTTGTACGTCTCCATGGACGCCCTCGCCTCGCGGACCGCCAAGCTCCCCCGGGTCGACCTGGAGGAGGAGCCGCCCCGGGCCATCGCCACCAACACCCCGGACTCCATCCGCAGCGGCTTCATCTACGGGTACGCTGGGGCCATCGACGCCCTCATCCGGCGCTTCAAGGAGGAGCTCGCCGCAGAGGGGAGCGTGGAGGGGCTGCGCGTGGTCGCCACCGGGGGGCTCTCGCCGGTCATCTCGCGCTACTGCAGGGAGATAGAGGTGCTCGACCCGGACCTCACCCTCAAGGGGCTGCAGGTACTCTACGCCCTCAACGCCTCCCGGGCCCGCTGA